A stretch of the Chelonoidis abingdonii isolate Lonesome George chromosome 11, CheloAbing_2.0, whole genome shotgun sequence genome encodes the following:
- the PNKP gene encoding bifunctional polynucleotide phosphatase/kinase, with product MQCSLVSGDGRHEPVALPDGVPVVLGRGPRTRVVDKKCSRTQVELLADYKHRAVRVTQRGVNPTSVEELQLQPGDSSTLQEGQTLWLVNGRYPYTLRFLPAPQSPRRSLLDFFSPKRHLPGEGDEGRPPKRPKAPSPPEEEDSAVATKLRQLQETAASAERAKGGAPCLPHGGALGLPPNPRDSWEEHGKLLVFTKEGVVPSAKVAGFDLDGTIITTKSGKVFPTSPDDWRILYTEVPRKLKQLQNEGYKIVIFTNQLGISRGRLRPEVFKAKAEAVVERLGVPVQVFVATGTGIYRKPLVGMWEYLCEKVPPEAGWGAGLPMWGAKGPPAGKSTFLKSQLVPAGYAYANRDTLGSWQKCVALVAAALRQGKSAAVDNTNPDPESRRRYIECAQDAGVPCRCFLFTATLEQAKHNNRFRDLTASGHVSVTDVVLNSYKSKFVEPSLSEGFAQILRVHFVPRFADARQEALYRQFSEG from the exons ATGCAGTGCTCGCTGGTGAGCGGGGACGGGCGGCACGAGCCCGTGGCCCTGCCCGACGGGGTCCCCGTGGTGCTGGGCAGGGGCCCCCGCACGCGTGTGGTGGATAAGAAATGCTCCCGGACGCAAG TGGAGTTACTGGCTGACTACAAACACCGAGCTGTGAGAGTCACCCAG CGGGGTGTGAACCCCACGTCggtggaggagctgcagctgcagccaggcGACAGCAGCACGCTGCAGGAGGGGCAGACGTTGTGGCTGGTGAACGGGCGGTACCCCTACACTCTGCGCTTCCTGCCGGCCCCCCAGTCCCCCCGCCGGAGCCTGCTGGATTTCTTCAGCCCCAAGCGCCACCTGCCAGGGGAGGGCGATGAGGGGCGGCCCCCCAAGAGGCCGAAGGCCCCCAGTCCCCCCGAGGAGGAGGACTCTGCCGTTGCCACAAAGCTGCGCCAGCTGCAGGAGACAGCAGCCAGCGCTGAGCGGGCAAAGGGTGgggcaccctgcctgccccacggGGGTGCCTTGGGgctgccccccaaccccagagACTCCTGGGAGGAGCATGGCAAGCTGCTGGTCTTCACCAAGGAGGGTGTGGTGCCCAGCGCCAAG GTCGCTGGGTTTGACCTGGATGGAACCATCATCACGACCAAGTCTGGGAAGGTTTTTCCTACCAGCCCCGATGACTGGAG GATTTTGTACACTGAGGTGCCCCGGAAGctgaagcagctgcagaatgAGGGGTACAAG atTGTGATCTTCACCAACCAGCTGGGGATCAGCCGGGGGCGGTTGCGCCCTGAGGTCTTCAAAGCGAAGGCGGAAGCCGTGGTGGAGCGACTGGGGGTTCCTGTGCAG GTGTTCGTGGCAACTGGAACCGGGATCTACCGTAAACCACTTGTGGGCATGTGGGAGTATCTGTGTGAGAAGGTACCGCCAGAGGCGGGTTGGGGGGCAGGCCTGCCAATGTGGGGGGCAAAGGGG cccccagcaggcAAGTCGACCTTCCTGAAGAGCCAGCTGGTGCCGGCCGGTTACGCCTACGCCAACCGG gacACGCTGGGTTCCTGGCAGAAGTGTGTGGCGCTGGTGGCGGCGGCACTGCGCCAGGGGAAGAGTGCAGCCGTGGACAACACCAACCCTGACCCCGAGTCTCGCCGTAG GTACATTGAATGTGCCCAGGACGCCGGGGTCCCCTGCCGCTGCTTCCTCTTCACCGCCACCCTGGAGCAGGCCAAGCACAACAACCGG TTCCGGGACCTGACAGCCTCGGGCCACGTCTCGGTCACAGATGTTGTGCTGAACAGCTACAA gagTAAGTTTGTGGAGCCGTCGCTGAGCGAGGGCTTTGCCCAGATCCTGCGCGTTCACTTTGTGCCGCGCTTCGCCGACGCCCGCCAGGAGGCGCTGTACCGCCAGTTCTCCGAGGGCTGA
- the TRPM4 gene encoding transient receptor potential cation channel subfamily M member 4 — translation MASIKQRDQAWIPKRFKKKTCTTYVEDPRDTGAPPQCQCGSPRAEHVSVAVEDAFGTAIVSKWDSDQHTTEGPTDAFGELEFVGAGGKPSKFIRLSDSSDPALAYKLVTEHWKISPPNLVVSVVGGDGEAPVRAWLRDLLRKGLVKAAQSTGAWIMTGGLQAGIGQYVGEAVRDHSTASTSPCARVVAMGIAPWGVVANREALVNPKGSFPARYARVSAADTARPLDSNHSLFFLVDDGSRGHSGGESRFRAHLEKHIAQQRVGAGGTGSIEIPVLVMVIGGDASMVTRIWEAAEANIPCLLVGGSGGAADCLAQILQDTQRDQASRVLIQEKLQGRFPLAEVPGLAEQVERILVLRDLVSVYLDEDGLEEFETVLLKALVRGDHLTGEATQYLDELRLAVAWNRVDIASSKLFCGDIQWEAPIAWGALVGSTVLLELSHQGVFGECYGNSESRASQLLVRRSRLWGGATCLQLAWLAEARCFFAHDGVQALLTQNWWGEMEGSTPVWKLLLTFFCPPLIFTHLITFRWDQEQEKPHTLELENLNTDGKCPMEEILTGSASSLSSPPRPGRAWLWRWRRFWGAPVTAFLGNVVMYLLFLLLFSYVLLLDFAPPLPDGPSASEVLLYIWVFTLLCEELRQGCFTGHQPLAQRVRAYMQDPWNEFDLTALGLFLLGAVCRMFPRSYASGRTVLCLDFMVFTLRLIHIFAVNKQLGPKMIIVGKMMKDVFLFLFFLAVWLVAYGVTTEGLLHPSDQRLAWIFRRVFYRPYLQIFGQIPLNEIDAALIAASNCTDNPVEILMEQAEPCTNTYANWLVLILLVIFLLVANILLLNLLIAMFSYTFAKVQGNSDTYWKSQRYSLILEYHNRPALPPPFIIISHLRQLLLHRARGGSAKSRHFARDLSPEQDTQMEKFTSALCWMMDTLAQSDLGKNRPAPPMLKKD, via the exons ATGGCCAGCATCAAACAGCGAGATCAG GCCTGGATCCCCAAACGCTTCAAGAAGAAAACCTGCACGACCTACGTTGAGGATCCACGGGACACGGG tgCCCCCCCTCAGTGCCAGTGTGGGAGCCCCCGGGCCGAGCACGTCTCTGTGGCCGTGGAAGACGCCTTCGGGACGGCCATCGTCAGCAAATGGGACTCAGACCAGCACACTACAGAGGGGCCCACGGACGCCTTCGGGGAGCTGGAGTTCGTGGGGGCTGGTGGCAAACCCAGCAAG TTCATCCGCCTGTCAGACTCCTCAGACCCTGCGCTCGCCTACAAGTTGGTGACCGAACACTGGAAAATCTCACCTCCCAACCTGGTAGTGTCAGTCGTTGGGGGCGACGGGGAGGCCCCCGTCCGGGCCtggctccgggacctgctgcgtAAGGGGCTGGTGAAGGCAGCACAAAGCACAG GTGCGTGGATCATGACCGGGGGGCTGCAGGCCGGGATTGGGCAATATGTTGGGGAGGCCGTCCGGGACCACAGCACAGCCAGCACCAGCCCCTGCGCCCGCGTGGTGGCCATGGGGATTGCTCCCTGGGGCGTCGTCGCCAACCGCGAGGCTCTCGTCAACCCCAAG GGCTCGTTCCCTGCCCGCTATGCCCGGGTGTCCGCCGCGGACACCGCCCGCCCCCTGGACAGTAACCACTCGCTCTTCTTCCTGGTGGACGACGGCTCTCGGGGGCACTCGGGGGGCGAGAGCCGCTTCCGTGCCCACCTGGAGAAACACATCGcccagcagagggtgggggccgGTG GAACTGGCAGCATCGAGATCCCCGTGCTAGTCATGGTCATTGGGGGCGACGCCTCCATGGTCACG CGCATATGGGAGGCCGCCGAGGCGAACATCCCCTGCCTGCTGGTGGGGGGCTCCGGGGGGGCGGCCGACTGcctggcccagatcctgcagGACACGCAGAGGGACCAGGCAAGCCGGGTACTGATCCAGGAGAAGCTGCAGGGACGCTTCCCACTCGCTGAGGTGCCAGGCCTGGCCGAGCAG GTGGAGCGGATTCTGGTGCTGCGGGACCTGGTCAGTGTCTATTTGGACGAGGACGGGCTGGAGGAGTTTGAGACGGTGCTGCTCAAAGCCCTGGTCAGAG GCGATCACCTGACTGGTGAGGCCACCCAGTACCTGGATGAGCTGCGTCTGGCTGTGGCCTGGAACCGCGTGGACATCGCCAGCTCCAAGCTCTTCTGTGGAGACATccagtgggag GCCCCGATTGCGTGGGGGGCACTGGTAGGGTCCACGGTCCTGCTGGAACTCTCCCACCAAG gcgTGTTTGGCGAGTGCTACGGGAACAGCGAGTCTCGGGCCTCCCAGCTCCTCGTGCGTCGCTCCCGCCTCTGGGGCGGCGCCACCTGCCTGCAGCTCGCCTGGCTGGCCGAGGCCCGGTGCTTCTTCGCCCACGACGGGGTGCAG GCGCTGCTGACTCAGAACTGGTGGGGCGAGATGGAAGGGTCCACGCCCGTCTGGAAACTCCTCCTCACCTTCTTCTGCCCCCCCCTCATCTTCACCCACCTCATCACCTtcaggtgg GATCAGGAGCAGGAGAAGCCCCACACCCTGGAGCTAGAGAACCTGAACACTGACGGGAAATGCCCCATGGAGGAGATCCTGACGGG gtcgGCGTCCTCGCTGAGCTCCCCCCCGCGGCCGGGCCGGGCCTGGCTCTGGCGCTGGCGCCGGTTCTGGGGGGCGCCGGTGACGGCCTTCCTGGGCAACGTGGTGATGTACCTGCTTTTCCTGCTGCTCTTCTCCTACGTGCTGCTGCTGGACTTCGCGCCCCCCCTGCCCGACGGCCCCAGCGCCTCTGAGGTCCTGCTGTACATCTGGGTCTTCACCCTGCTGTGCGAGGAGCTGCGCCAGGGCTGCTTCACTGGGCACCAGCCGCTGGCCCAGCGCGTCCGCGCCTACATGCAGGACCCCTGGAACGAGTTCGACCTGACTGCCCTGGGGCTCTTCCTGCTGGGGGCTGTCTGCCG gATGTTCCCCAGGAGCTACGCGTCGGGGCGCACCGTGCTCTGCCTGGATTTCATGGTCTTTACCCTGCGACTCATCCACATCTTCGCTGTCAACAAGCAGCTGGGTCCCAAAATGATCATTGTGGGCAAGATG ATGAAGGacgtcttcctcttcctcttcttcctggcTGTCTGGCTGGTGGCCTACGGGGTGACGACCGAGGGGCTGCTGCACCCCAGTGACCAGCGCCTGGCCTGGATCTTCCGCCGCGTCTTCTACCGGCCCTATCTGCAGATCTTCGGCCAGATCCCGCTCAACGAGATCGATG cggcGCTGATCGCGGCGTCGAACTGCACGGACAACCCGGTGGAGATCCTGATGGAGCAGGCCGAGCCCTGCACGAACACCTATGCCAACTGGCTGGTGCTGATTCTCCTCGTCATCTTCCTCCTGGTCGCCAACATCCTGCTCCTCAACCTGCTCATCGCCATGTTCAG TTACACCTTTGCCAAAGTGCAGGGCAACAGCGACACCTACTGGAAGTCGCAGCGTTACAGCCTGATCCTGGAGTATCACAACCGGCCGGCGCTGCCCCCCCCCTTCATCATCATCAGCCACCTGCGCCAGCTGCTGCTCCACCGGGCCCGGGGGGGCTCTGCCAAGAGCCGCCACTTCG CTCGGGACCTGTCCCCGGAGCAGGACACCCAG ATGGAGAAGTTCACCAGCGCCCTCTGCTGGATGATGGACACCCTGGCTCAGAGCGACCTGGGGAAGAaccgccctgccccccccatgCTCAAAAAGG ACTGA